GATTGCACTTGAGAAGCTATGCTAATGTAACTTAAATTTATCTTTGTCAAGTGGATAACTTAAGTTTCCCTTTCAAAGAAACTGAGTTCTCCGATTGTTTTCTCAATATATAAAGAGAAAGACGGACTCCCTACAAATggactcttttttctttttccttttttacttAGAATTAGTGAACTGGGATTATGCTTCCATGAGACCTTTATTGGTCAAAGCGCTCCTAAAAGTTTGACTTTTTGCTTCAGAGGGGTGGGGAAAGCTGAATCAGCAGATGATAGTTCTCGTGGTGAACGGTAATTTCTTCATATGTATTCCCTAATTGATGGTCTATAAATCCATCTCTCAGCAATCTAATTGAACAAGTTTTCCCATTTTTCCTCAGGAAGCTCGACAGGAAATTCTCTGAGCAAAACCTAGGTGCCCCTCCAAGTTATGAAGAAGCTGTGAGTGAATCTCGAAGTCCCAGTTTAAATGAGAGGTACTAACAATATAGAATGAATTTATCTGTTTTCTCCATAACTGATCTTACATCTGGCATTCGCTTAATATTTGTGTTTCTATCACATTGACTGAAGGGAGGGTGAGAATTCAGCTGCTCCTGCTCCTGCTCCTGCTCCTAGACCACCTGTCTCTCCTGTAAGCAATAACATGGCACCACCAGTGAGCACGGCTCCACCAGCGACTACTACTCCACCTGCTGCTTCATCaccatcttcttcaatgcagGATTTCGGGGCAGGCGATGAGTTCGATCCTCGTGTACCAGTTTCAGGTATATTCCACATGTTATACAGTGTAATCTGGATGAAATATGATACATATTTTCTTCATCTGTGTCCATTGTATGTGCTGCCTGCTTCTTCTGGCCAACGTCAGTTAATTAACCATGGGTAATTTTaacttatcaaaaaagaaCTATGCTCTTATTTACTTTGAAAATCTTCTTGTTTGCTCAGTATCCTAAACTATTTGATAATGTGTAAAAGAATCAGCTAGAAGATTCTAATGATCCTCatgattctttattttatacaatttACAATTAAATCTTATGTCACCAATGAAAAAATACGTTCTTCGGATTTTGACTTTGATTCCAAACAAACTATTTGTTCACTCATATCTGCTTGGAGcggataatatatatacatatacatatacatacatacatatatatatatatatatattaactccTTGTCATAATATTTCTGTCAGCTGCTCCTTCCACCTCGAAAACTGCAGAAGAGGATATATTTGGCTCTCTGTCAGACTCATTCTCTTCGAATCCATTAGCTATTATGCCAGTGACTCCCTTAACCACGACGTCAGAAGTTGACCAGCCTTCTTATGCTGGTGCAGGCCCCACCTTCGCCTCGCTGCCAACTGCTGCTTCTAGTCAGGTAGGCTGCTTGCTTTTAATTTGTACTGCGAATTGCTTTTTGTTTCGCACTGTAAAGTTAGATCGCAGATGCTAACCAGTTGATTGAACCCAATGAATAGCAATATGTGCTTGGCATTTACCTGACTCTGCATTTGAACTTGAATGCATAACTGAGCTCCGGTGGAGTTCTGGAAACTGTTTTTCCAGATTCTACTATTAACTTTGTTGTTGGAATGTGGGAATTTATTCCTAAGATTCTTGTAGTATTTGCATCATTTTGGATTCGTTCACCAACTTCTTTGTGCATTTATGTCTAGCAAAGATTTTGTGAATTCTAAACATTAATTTTTCCTATAAAATGTAAGACCAGTCTTCAGCAATTCCCATGCTAACATTtatcccaattttttttaaaaaaagaaggaaaatgagGACATTGGTTATTGATTGCAGGGGATTGATGATCCATTTGGTGACTCTCCTTTCAAAGCAGTATCTTCTACAGACAACATCCCGGCTCAACCACAGCCTGCTCCAACGCCATCTTTCCCCTATAACACGAATCAAGTTACTGAGCAGCCACAAATGGGAGTGCCTAAAACAGATACAGCGGCTGATTTTGGCTTTGGAAGCTCCATCTCCGGCTTGACTTATTCCCCACCAGAAGCTCGAACTGTTATTCCTTACCATGCAGCCCCTGCTTTCACACCTCAGGCACCTCCACCTTCAAGCGCTCCAGCTGAAAACCCGAATCCGATTATGTATGGGGGTTTCGCTTATCAGACGGTTCCCAATTTTCCACAGGGCTCTGCTACTCAGATGAATCATCAAGTGCCTAACTACGGTGTCCACAACACTTCTCAGTTTCCGCAGACAGATTCTCAGATCCCACAGACAGGGCTAATGGCTTCACAGTCAAATGTTTCATCTTCACCAGGACCACTGGCTCTGGTTCCTCAGCAACCCAACAAGGACAAGTTTGAGACCAAGTCAACTGTGTGGGCCGATACTCTGAGCCGAGGGCTGGTGAACTTGAACATATCTGGATGTAAGTTGTGACctcatttccttttttactAGGGCATTTGGTAGCTCTTTCTATTTCCCATTTTCCATTCAATTTGCAGAAGAAGTCTCCTGTGTTGGGAAATGTTTTGTGGGTCACACTTGAAAGTGAGCCAGATGTTTTCAGCGGCACTGCTTTCCGTGAGATTTACAGAAGGCTAATTACTGTCTTGTTTCTTGGGTGCAGCAAAAACCAATCCCCTTGCGGACATTGGAGTTGACTTTGATGCGTTGAAccggaaggagaagaggatgGAGAAAACTTCTGCCAATCCCCCGATATCCACAGTCACCATGGGTAAAGCTATGGGATCCGGTACGGGAATGGGCCGGGCTGGTGCTAGTGCGATCAGACCTCCTACGAACCCCATGGGCTCCAACATGGGTATGATGAATATGGGCGGTGGGATGGGCCCAGGCATGGGCATGGGTGGATATAGGGGCATGGGCCAACCTGTTGGCCAACCAATGGGCATGGGGATGGGCATGGGGATGAACACAAACATGGGAACGGGGATGAATGCAGGAATGATGCAACGGCCTGGCGGGGCACCTTCAGGTCAGGCAATGCCCGGTGCTTATAACCCAATGATGGGTTCAGGTAATTACACCCAACAACCATATGGAGGTGGCTACCGGTGAAACCATGTGGCTCTCACCTTCTTGGCTTTCCGGTTAGCAGAAGTTTCTTGCCTGGTCCCTCATTGAAACAACGATAAAATGGAATGCCAGACCACACCTAGGCAGGAAATTTTCTCCCCAAGCTTGTATCAGGTACCGGTAATGTTTTGCGAGTTGCACGAGACGGGCACATTGAACGAGGTATGCATCATGTATTCCTATACATGACCTCCTCGTTCCCTCCGGACCCAAGGCTTATATGTCATTTTTCCGTAGCACTGCTGCTTTGTATAATTTTTGTACGAGGTGTgtaacatatatacatatgtttaTTCGCCCCCTCTTTCCCATGTTAATTCTTTCAGTTGTTCTGAGCGAGCTTGTATGAGTTGTGCcttttgttatatattttgagGATGGCTGTAGTTCTGTTGAACTTGTTTTTGGTCACTGAACATTGATATTAGCGTGGTTGAATGTTATatcaataaaatgaaatgattgACATTCTTTCCTAGTCATTTCTTTATTCcccaaaaatttattttgagtTTCAAATTCCGATTCAATTTGCTCCAAGCTCATGTCAACAAAACCATTATCAGGTCGGAATAATGGCCTCTCAGCTTGAATCTGAGATCCATTAGTagataatttaaataaaaataataccCTTCCATAGTTCCCCcaacacccccccccccccccttaaTAATGGAAAATGCGGGTCGAAGTTCAACCAAAAATTAAACAGTGCGTAAAGAAGCTTTATAGTTCCTCGTGACAACAGATGTTGTAAGCCGTCACTTAGGAATAGAATCTAAAACGTGTAAAGCAAAAGGCCTTCAAATGGCCATGCTTGCAAGCCCGTCGATGCCGAAGTTATCGCGATAAAATGCTACATGAGCAGTCCCCAAGTCTCGTGAGGTAATGGTTCCGTAGTCTCATTGATGATGAACTCCCAAAGAGAGGGTACTGGTCCCCGTGCTGATGGTCAAGTCCCGAGCCATTGCTTGAGAATACACTTCAAGCACTATACACGTCTAACGCTGATAGATCAGGCTAACTGAAGTCCCGGGCTCACTCCCCAAAGTTCAGCGGAAACCGAGGAAGCAATGCCTGCCTAGATTATGCATACAACCACTTATCCAGTTGCGATTCTATTCTCTACGTAATCCGTCTCATCTCTGCAAGTCCTAGGTTACCTCTAGATGCACCATCAGCATTCAGCTTCATCCAATTCTCCGTGGATAAGCTGTCAATTTTGCTACCGGGCTGGAACAATCTTTCTCCCCATAAAATCATATCCGACCTCGTGAGCACAACGAGCTTAGTGAATAGGACTGGTAAAATCATCTTGATGAAGTTGATTATTTGTCCGGGACTAGAAAAGCCAGTAGTAGTGGCAAAGATAATTGGGCATTGGGTTCCGTTATCCAGAATAAAATCTGGTCGGATAATCAAGAACAAACAACCACGAAGATGTtcagaaaggaaaaaagcAGATAAGCACAAAGGGGTCAATTGACCTTTTTCATAAGAACAGTCACGAAGCACAGGCGAACAcaggagagaagaagaaaggaatcCTTAATTAACTTCTACAGAACACCACTGACAGTACAAGAGAAACAACATGAAGAAGAGAGACAGAGAAATTGCTCTCCCGTACAAGGAACAACAGAATAACTGCTGCGCGTTCTGTCTAACAAACCTTAAAAATAGCAACTTAAAGGTACTGCCAATACATAACTGCAACCTAGAATAACTGCTTAACTGACAAAGGACTAAAACGACACAAATAATAGCAGCTCTGAGACATCAGCATCCTATTCCTCCTTGGATTAGGTGCTGCTGCAAACTCTAATCTTCTCCCTTAACAGCTCAAACCTTCCAACTTGAAAGGATTTGGCGAAAATCTCTGCAAGCTGGTCTTCTGTTCTGCAATGCACCAACTTCACTTCTCCACTTTGCTACACTTCTCAAAGGAAGTAATACTTGACCTTGAAATGTGTGGTCCTTCCATGAAACACAGGGTTCTGTGATGTAGCTAATGCAGCTTGATTATCCACGAACATATCAatgctttcttcttcttcagtctaAACACCATTGCTTCCAGTCACAAGCAAGCCATCAACAT
Above is a window of Punica granatum isolate Tunisia-2019 chromosome 7, ASM765513v2, whole genome shotgun sequence DNA encoding:
- the LOC116213750 gene encoding clathrin interactor EPSIN 2-like, which gives rise to MKKAFDQTVRDLKREVNKKVLKVPGVEQKVLDATSNEPWGPHGSLLADIAQASRNYHEYQMIMNVIWKRINDTGKNWRHVYKALTVLEYMVANGSERVIDEIREHAYQIQTLNSFQYIDSSGKDQGNNVRKKSQSLVVLVSDKERIAEVRQKAAANRDKFRSMSSSGGMYRPGSYSDFGGYSGNRYDDYRGRDDDRSYDYGKDRDGGYYRDGDSYSRDGDRYGRDSEDRYGRDSYRESESRGRSRSTDDYHYGSRSRSSDQYRDRDRNFDDDGQYSSRGVGKAESADDSSRGERKLDRKFSEQNLGAPPSYEEAVSESRSPSLNEREGENSAAPAPAPAPRPPVSPVSNNMAPPVSTAPPATTTPPAASSPSSSMQDFGAGDEFDPRVPVSAAPSTSKTAEEDIFGSLSDSFSSNPLAIMPVTPLTTTSEVDQPSYAGAGPTFASLPTAASSQGIDDPFGDSPFKAVSSTDNIPAQPQPAPTPSFPYNTNQVTEQPQMGVPKTDTAADFGFGSSISGLTYSPPEARTVIPYHAAPAFTPQAPPPSSAPAENPNPIMYGGFAYQTVPNFPQGSATQMNHQVPNYGVHNTSQFPQTDSQIPQTGLMASQSNVSSSPGPLALVPQQPNKDKFETKSTVWADTLSRGLVNLNISGSKTNPLADIGVDFDALNRKEKRMEKTSANPPISTVTMGKAMGSGTGMGRAGASAIRPPTNPMGSNMGMMNMGGGMGPGMGMGGYRGMGQPVGQPMGMGMGMGMNTNMGTGMNAGMMQRPGGAPSGQAMPGAYNPMMGSGNYTQQPYGGGYR